Part of the Methanofollis sp. UBA420 genome is shown below.
TCGCCGATCGTCCACCGGGGTCTCGCAGATCAGGGGAAGGCGGCGGACCGCCGGGACCGCGAAGAAGGCGCGGAAGCCTTCCTCCCCGATCGCCCCCAGGCCGATATGCTCATGGCGGTCGAGGTGCGAGCCGAGACCGCCCTTGCAGTCGTTGCAGTGGACGACACGCAGGCGGTCGAGCCCGATCGCGTCGTCGAAGGCGTCGAGGGTCTCCCCGACGAAAGTCTCCTCCCGCAGGTCATAGCCCGCGGCAAAGGCATGGCAGGTGTCGAAGCAGACGGCGGCCCTCTCTTCAGGGAGGGCCTCCAGGATCAACCTGATCTCCTCAAAATTACCGCCAAGACTGTTCTTCGTCCCCGCCGTGTTTTCGAGGAGGAGGACGGCATCACCCTCAGCCTCGTCGAAGGCGTGCAGGACGCCGTCGATGAGCCGCCGACGCCCGCCCTCGATCCCGGTACCCAGGTGGCTGCCCAGGTGCATCACAAGGAAGGGGACGCCGAGGTGGTCGCAGCGCCTGAGTTCGGCGGCGAGGGTCAGGACGGACTTCTGGTACACCTCCTCCTTCGGGGAGGCGAGGTTCGGCAGGTACGGCATGTGGACGACGGCCGGGCCGATCCCTGCGGCTTCGAGGCGGGAGCGGAAAGCGGCGGCATCGCCATCGGTGAGGGGCCTGAACATCCACCCCCGCGGGTTCCGGGAGAAGATCTGGAAGGTGGTGCACCCCCGCTCCCCGGCCCGCCCGACGGCATCGGCAAGGGACCCGGCGATGGAGACATGGCAACCGACGCGTAGCATGGAGATGCGTGTGGCATCAGGGAAGATGAGGGTGACGATCCGGAGAGGCTCCGGACCGGCACGTTTATTGCCGCGCCGCTCAGGGATGCAAGTGTCGGTATGATCTTTTTTGAGTTCGCCAGGCGAAACGTGCGCCTCCACTGGCTCCGGTCCCTCCTTGCGGTGATCGGGATCGTCATCGGGGTCGCCGCCATCGCATCGATGGGAATCCTCGGCAACAGCCTGGTGCTCTCCATCTCCGAGACCCTCACCGACGTCGGCGACACCATCGTTATCACGCCCCATACCGGCGGCGGGAACGGGCCGCCCGGCGCCTCCTCGAAGGGGATCTCGGACAGGCAGGTGACTGAGATCCGGCGCGCTGTCGGGTCGAATGTCGTGGTCCCCCTCTATGTAGGCGGGGACCGGGTTGTCATTGGCGGCGAGGTCGGGGCCGCATCCATCTACGGGATGCGCCAGGAGGACGTACCTGAACTCCTCGACCTCGAAGACGGTGTCTACCTGCGGGGTCCGACAACGGCGATGGCCGGCGCGAAACTCGCCGAAGAGTACGACCTCAGGGTCGGAAGCCGGGTCAGGGTCGGCGACGAGGAAGAAAAGCTCAGGACATCCGGGATCATCAGGGAGCGGGGCGTCGGTTTCGACATCAATCCAGACTACGCCCTCGTCGTCTCAGACACCTTCTACCAGGACTTCTACGACGTGGACGAATGGGACCAGGTGATCGTCAAGGTGCGCGACCTCAACGAGATCGACGCGGTCAAGGCCGCCATCGAGGACCAGCTCAACAGGAGAGAGCAGGTGGTGAACGTCCTCGACACGAAGGCGATCCTGGAGACCCTCATCGAGACCTTCAACAGCATCTCGACGTTTACCACGGCCATCGGCGGCATCTCCCTCGTCGTCGCCGGGGTCTCCATCTTCAATGTGATGATGATGTCGGTGACGGAAAGGACAAAGGAGATCGGGGTGATCAGGTCCATCGGCGCCCTGCAGAAGGAGGTCCTCCTGATGTTCCTGTACGAGTCCCTCATCCTCGGCCTGACCGGGAGCGCCATCGGAGGCCTCATGAGTTTTGTCGGCGGCTACCTCGCGGTCAGCGTCATGCTCCAGGACACCTCGTACCTCTTTGTCCCTTCAAGCCTTGTCTACGTCCTGTACGGGATGGCCTTCGGCATCGGCACGAGTATCCTCTCCGGCCTCTACCCCGCGTGGAAGGCCTCCCATGTCAACCCGATCGAGGCGTTGCGGCATGAATGAAGAAGAACCTATCATCAGATTCACGGACGTGACCAAGGTCTACCCCCTGCCGGCAGGCGACGTCGTCGCCCTCGACCATGTCTCCCTCGACGTGATGCCCGGCGAGTTCCTGGCGATCATGGGTCCCTCGGGGTCGGGGAAGTCCACCCTCCTGAACCTCATGGGCTGCCTGGACACCCCGTCGTCAGGGACGCTCTCCATCAAAGGAAAAGACATCGGCACGCTCTCCGACGACGACCTCACCCGTCTCCGCCGCGACCATATCGGCTTCATCTTCCAGCAGTTCAACCTCATCCCCCTCCTGAATGTCATCGAGAACGTGGAGTTCCCCCACATCCTGAAGGAACAGAAAGGGGGATGCATCGAACGCTGCCTGGAAGTCCTCGCCGCCGTCGG
Proteins encoded:
- a CDS encoding deoxyribonuclease IV, which produces MLRVGCHVSIAGSLADAVGRAGERGCTTFQIFSRNPRGWMFRPLTDGDAAAFRSRLEAAGIGPAVVHMPYLPNLASPKEEVYQKSVLTLAAELRRCDHLGVPFLVMHLGSHLGTGIEGGRRRLIDGVLHAFDEAEGDAVLLLENTAGTKNSLGGNFEEIRLILEALPEERAAVCFDTCHAFAAGYDLREETFVGETLDAFDDAIGLDRLRVVHCNDCKGGLGSHLDRHEHIGLGAIGEEGFRAFFAVPAVRRLPLICETPVDDRRDDVGNIAMVRELAGA
- a CDS encoding ABC transporter permease, producing the protein MIFFEFARRNVRLHWLRSLLAVIGIVIGVAAIASMGILGNSLVLSISETLTDVGDTIVITPHTGGGNGPPGASSKGISDRQVTEIRRAVGSNVVVPLYVGGDRVVIGGEVGAASIYGMRQEDVPELLDLEDGVYLRGPTTAMAGAKLAEEYDLRVGSRVRVGDEEEKLRTSGIIRERGVGFDINPDYALVVSDTFYQDFYDVDEWDQVIVKVRDLNEIDAVKAAIEDQLNRREQVVNVLDTKAILETLIETFNSISTFTTAIGGISLVVAGVSIFNVMMMSVTERTKEIGVIRSIGALQKEVLLMFLYESLILGLTGSAIGGLMSFVGGYLAVSVMLQDTSYLFVPSSLVYVLYGMAFGIGTSILSGLYPAWKASHVNPIEALRHE
- a CDS encoding ABC transporter ATP-binding protein, with translation MNEEEPIIRFTDVTKVYPLPAGDVVALDHVSLDVMPGEFLAIMGPSGSGKSTLLNLMGCLDTPSSGTLSIKGKDIGTLSDDDLTRLRRDHIGFIFQQFNLIPLLNVIENVEFPHILKEQKGGCIERCLEVLAAVGLEEELFSHTPAELSGGQQQRVAIARALINDPEILLADEPTGNLDTKTGTGIMEILADMNRRGRTIIMVTHDQNVAAYARRRITIVDGKIV